Proteins encoded by one window of Candidatus Tanganyikabacteria bacterium:
- a CDS encoding helix-turn-helix domain-containing protein → MPMEKLLTPAEVAERLRVSATTLSIWRCTGRQKLPYVKRGRSVLYRESDVAA, encoded by the coding sequence ATGCCGATGGAAAAGCTGTTGACGCCGGCCGAGGTGGCCGAGCGGCTGCGCGTGAGCGCGACCACGCTTTCGATTTGGCGCTGCACCGGCCGCCAGAAACTGCCCTACGTCAAGCGCGGCAGGAGCGTTTTGTACCGGGAAAGCGACGTGGCCGCGTT